The candidate division WOR-3 bacterium genome includes a region encoding these proteins:
- a CDS encoding transposase: MPYYLCRSKKETDCHRYYIERWQEIKDFSAGDEAEPVIGPMRQALQRLMEGTMLAQLVGHVGAKPCERTDTRRGYRAECLAGAKRTYLAQSYRAAVKRFRRWAREWQGGVPKAVACVEEDLEELLAYMKVLRKQRGLLAKVRTTNVIERMFREFRKRGRPVCSFTDAASCDRIVYAVFMECNKRWKERLLWKPNQTTQNS, encoded by the coding sequence ATGCCCTACTATCTGTGCCGCAGCAAGAAAGAGACGGACTGTCACCGGTACTATATTGAGCGCTGGCAGGAGATCAAGGACTTCTCGGCTGGCGACGAGGCCGAGCCGGTTATCGGACCGATGCGCCAGGCTCTGCAACGCCTGATGGAAGGAACTATGCTGGCGCAGTTGGTCGGCCACGTTGGCGCCAAACCCTGCGAGCGAACCGATACTCGGCGCGGGTATCGGGCCGAGTGTCTGGCCGGTGCGAAGCGGACCTACTTGGCGCAGAGCTACCGTGCTGCGGTGAAGCGGTTCCGGCGCTGGGCTCGGGAGTGGCAGGGCGGCGTGCCCAAAGCGGTGGCCTGCGTGGAGGAAGACTTGGAAGAGCTGTTGGCGTACATGAAGGTATTAAGGAAGCAGCGGGGGTTGTTAGCGAAAGTGCGGACGACGAATGTTATCGAGCGGATGTTTCGAGAGTTCCGCAAACGAGGCCGGCCGGTGTGCAGCTTCACGGATGCTGCAAGTTGTGACCGGATTGTGTATGCGGTGTTTATGGAGTGCAACAAACGATGGAAGGAACGCCTGCTATGGAAACCGAACCAAACTACACAAAATTCTTGA
- a CDS encoding DUF5916 domain-containing protein, whose protein sequence is MLRNILYLCIVITLAPAGDSLPEIEAKLTSRPPKIDGVLEDVWDDAAMVTRFIQRQPEYGALASESTVARLLYDEKSLYIAFRCAVRDANKVHASLSETADAVQVFLDTFDDDATCYAFSVRASGTEMTYRLTDDGRWTETWSGVFQSAVKRDSWGWTAEMAIPFKTLRYDAGNDRWGIDFSRSTIATNERTFWSSYQETGFRVSRMGALLRIRPPAPALHVEAYPVALMRLEQEGLVRPKPWVGLDLSWMPAPTASLQVTTFPDYAEIEADPYRVNMTRYELSLTEQRPFFVEAQETFGTGFQPLQLFYSRRIGKPLPGNRVVPIWVGTKFTGRFGPWSVGGLGALTGRSAYKYAGEERIEPMSYYSVFALRRELLANSEAGLLYVGKDNSFFHNHALGLDGVLRLDPFCAKLFGASSRRGDSLGLGLATNFEWRSRKFTSYLSAKLLDSLFDVNGTGYIAWRGRSVYLSAGPAFYNSGPIQQGNLLFSIGGEQSWDEPGLSRGLRLDGSASFRNRSYVSAGAGADRKWEMDSLYWTTSASLHACTDYSKPLQLYAGMDWQSWTYNYRRAGFAPNASAEGTLWARVGDHLGLGMTARPVVEFRPGYELKPTEDITIVLEPEANVTFTPKMKLTLRGEMVCGYDPDGHQPYRSYRAGVMYAWTFRPRSTMYLAFDQSADNSTGTLSLASRTVVAKLRYLLVF, encoded by the coding sequence TTGCTGCGGAACATTCTATACCTTTGCATCGTTATCACCTTGGCCCCTGCGGGTGATTCGCTGCCGGAGATCGAGGCGAAGTTGACTAGCCGGCCGCCAAAGATTGACGGCGTGCTGGAAGATGTCTGGGATGATGCGGCAATGGTGACCAGGTTCATCCAGCGCCAGCCTGAGTACGGCGCGCTGGCTTCAGAATCCACCGTGGCCCGGCTCCTATACGATGAGAAAAGTCTGTACATTGCGTTCCGCTGCGCGGTGCGGGATGCGAACAAGGTCCATGCGTCGCTGAGCGAAACCGCGGACGCGGTGCAGGTATTCTTGGATACCTTTGACGACGACGCGACTTGCTACGCATTCTCGGTCCGGGCTTCGGGTACCGAGATGACCTACCGACTGACCGACGACGGCCGCTGGACCGAGACCTGGTCCGGTGTATTCCAGTCTGCGGTCAAGCGGGATTCCTGGGGCTGGACCGCGGAAATGGCGATTCCATTCAAGACGCTGCGCTATGACGCGGGTAATGACCGGTGGGGTATTGACTTCAGCCGCTCGACCATCGCCACCAACGAGCGGACGTTCTGGAGCTCCTACCAAGAAACCGGGTTCCGGGTCTCAAGGATGGGTGCGCTTTTGAGAATCAGGCCGCCAGCGCCGGCCCTGCACGTCGAGGCGTACCCGGTTGCTCTCATGCGGTTGGAGCAGGAAGGTCTAGTTCGGCCTAAACCCTGGGTTGGGCTTGATCTGTCGTGGATGCCAGCGCCGACTGCCTCGCTCCAGGTGACCACCTTTCCAGACTATGCGGAAATCGAAGCCGACCCCTACCGCGTGAACATGACCCGGTATGAACTGTCGCTCACCGAGCAGCGGCCATTCTTCGTCGAGGCCCAGGAGACATTCGGCACCGGTTTTCAGCCGCTGCAGCTGTTCTACTCGCGCCGCATTGGCAAGCCACTGCCCGGAAACCGAGTCGTGCCGATATGGGTCGGGACGAAGTTTACCGGCCGGTTCGGGCCATGGTCGGTCGGCGGACTTGGGGCCTTAACTGGCCGGAGCGCTTACAAATATGCCGGCGAGGAGCGCATAGAGCCGATGAGCTACTACTCGGTATTTGCACTCCGGCGCGAACTGCTAGCTAACTCGGAGGCCGGACTTCTGTACGTCGGCAAGGACAACTCCTTTTTTCACAACCACGCCTTGGGCCTGGATGGTGTGTTGCGTCTTGACCCGTTCTGTGCGAAGCTGTTTGGAGCTAGCAGCCGTCGTGGAGACTCGCTAGGTCTCGGTCTGGCTACCAACTTCGAATGGCGGAGTCGAAAGTTTACGTCGTATCTGTCGGCCAAGTTGCTGGACTCGCTCTTCGACGTGAACGGTACTGGGTACATCGCCTGGCGTGGCAGGAGCGTATACCTCTCAGCTGGCCCAGCGTTCTACAACTCGGGGCCGATTCAACAGGGGAACTTGCTATTCTCCATTGGCGGCGAACAGTCCTGGGATGAACCAGGATTATCAAGAGGGCTCAGACTCGACGGCTCCGCCTCGTTTCGCAACCGTTCTTATGTGTCAGCCGGGGCCGGCGCAGACCGAAAGTGGGAGATGGACAGCCTATACTGGACTACATCTGCGAGTCTCCACGCCTGCACCGACTACTCCAAGCCCTTGCAGCTCTATGCTGGTATGGACTGGCAGAGCTGGACCTACAACTACCGCCGGGCCGGTTTTGCACCAAACGCTTCGGCTGAGGGCACTTTGTGGGCACGGGTCGGGGATCATTTGGGACTCGGCATGACGGCCCGGCCGGTGGTCGAGTTTCGGCCTGGGTATGAGTTGAAACCAACGGAGGACATTACTATTGTCCTGGAGCCTGAAGCAAACGTGACCTTCACACCCAAGATGAAACTCACCCTGCGGGGCGAGATGGTGTGCGGCTATGACCCGGACGGCCACCAGCCGTACCGATCATATCGGGCTGGAGTGATGTACGCCTGGACGTTCCGGCCACGCAGTACAATGTATCTCGCGTTTGATCAATCGGCGGACAATTCGACGGGTACGCTTAGCTTGGCGAGCCGGACTGTGGTCGCCAAGCTACGCTACCTACTCGTGTTCTAG